The proteins below are encoded in one region of Clostridium pasteurianum DSM 525 = ATCC 6013:
- a CDS encoding YigZ family protein, which produces MSYYTIKDETSFQFEEKKSIFISNIKRVYTEEEAKEFVQSIKAKYKDARHNVYAYIVGEKSQIQRYSDDGEPQGTAGIPILEVIKKNGITDVAIVVTRYFGGILLGTGGLTRAYSKGAASAIKEGKIVLKVMGKALSVTVNYDLLGKIQYLCEKKMWHIENLEYTDKVKMTIYFEESILEEAKKTFIEVASGGCEFFEGESKYYFKIDNRLFP; this is translated from the coding sequence ATGAGTTATTATACTATAAAAGATGAAACAAGTTTTCAATTTGAAGAGAAAAAATCAATTTTTATAAGTAATATTAAAAGAGTTTATACTGAAGAAGAGGCAAAAGAATTTGTACAAAGTATAAAGGCAAAATATAAAGATGCAAGGCATAATGTATATGCATATATTGTAGGTGAAAAATCTCAAATTCAGAGATACAGTGATGATGGAGAACCCCAGGGAACAGCAGGCATCCCAATACTTGAAGTCATAAAGAAAAATGGAATAACAGATGTAGCAATTGTAGTTACTAGATATTTTGGAGGAATTCTCCTTGGAACAGGAGGCCTTACAAGAGCCTATTCGAAAGGTGCAGCTTCTGCCATAAAAGAGGGTAAAATTGTACTTAAAGTTATGGGGAAGGCTCTTTCAGTTACTGTAAATTACGATCTTTTGGGAAAAATTCAGTATTTATGTGAGAAGAAAATGTGGCATATAGAGAATTTAGAGTACACTGATAAAGTCAAAATGACAATTTATTTTGAAGAGTCAATTTTAGAAGAAGCTAAAAAGACTTTTATTGAAGTTGCTTCTGGAGGTTGTGAGTTTTTTGAAGGTGAAAGCAAGTATTATTTTAAAATAGATAATAGGCTATTTCCATAA
- a CDS encoding transglycosylase domain-containing protein, with product MANTTGSGATTTKKKKTNKRKTDKKKNPVLKAFKIFFITLLCAIVIGSVAALGMGLAIIKTAPALDVNGTILNLDQPSVLYDDKNQIMDTVITTQKRTIINLDSVPKNLTNAFISIEDQRFYQHKGIDVKRIIGAMFINVKNKVLRERGGIQGASTITQELIKQRMFLADSLQNRISWRRKIQEAYLATELEKQLTKNEILEAYVNAIYLGGQANGVQAASKQYFDKDVKDLNLIECAFIAGLPQSPSAYYPFSPAAQKNPSIYINRTKTVLQQMHDNNYINDADYSNALNDLDSGKLKFHQTKNTSTYTYQWFSSAAVEQVKNDLKSQYSYTDEQVNNLISDGGLKIYTSMDRNLQDSTQTILNNDASFGFTSRTDSRGIVEPQAAATLVNYRTGEVKALVGGRGAQPIGSYNRAYGSNFKQAVGSTIKPLTVYAPALEEKLITPATIVEDSPLSASVSSKYSGYQPNNDDYKYNGPTTIRDAIKRSVNIVAVKIEDKLGISTGAAYGEKFGLQLSSIDKGSIAALSLGELNPGSNTTTMASAYGTFGNSGLYIPPRLYTKVVDKNGNNVLENSASPRKVISPQTAYIMYDLLKGPLTRGGTGTAANFGDMPAAGKTGTSTKGKNVWFCGLTPYYSGAVWIGNDNQQSAPPAGSSTSAKVWGLIMKEATKNLPVKDLQRPAGIEDYNVNAADGKLMNNGGYSELFLDGTAPTEYSKPSTPETKKDDVNTPVEDKSKDKNNNNTNSTNSTNTNSTNNTNNNGTINSTDKQNTSGNKNTTNAGNSTNSRNNTNGNTTQQTNQNSNSQNGNSSNTGENKGTDNNAETTNSNVNKNTPNN from the coding sequence ATGGCAAATACCACTGGTAGTGGTGCTACTACTACTAAAAAGAAAAAAACAAATAAGAGAAAAACAGATAAGAAAAAAAATCCAGTTTTAAAGGCATTTAAAATATTTTTTATAACTTTATTATGTGCAATCGTTATAGGTTCTGTAGCAGCTTTAGGTATGGGTTTAGCTATAATAAAAACTGCTCCAGCCTTGGATGTAAATGGAACTATATTAAATTTAGATCAACCCTCTGTATTATATGATGATAAAAATCAAATTATGGATACGGTGATAACCACACAAAAAAGAACTATAATAAATTTGGATTCTGTACCAAAAAATTTAACTAATGCATTTATAAGTATAGAGGATCAAAGGTTTTACCAACATAAAGGAATTGATGTAAAGAGAATCATAGGAGCCATGTTCATCAACGTAAAAAATAAAGTTTTAAGGGAAAGAGGAGGTATTCAAGGAGCTTCTACCATAACTCAGGAGCTTATAAAACAAAGGATGTTTTTAGCTGATTCTCTTCAAAACAGGATATCCTGGAGAAGAAAAATTCAAGAAGCTTATCTGGCAACTGAACTTGAAAAGCAATTAACTAAAAATGAAATACTAGAGGCTTATGTTAATGCTATATATCTTGGTGGTCAAGCTAATGGAGTTCAAGCGGCCTCAAAGCAATATTTTGATAAGGATGTAAAAGATTTAAATCTTATTGAATGTGCTTTTATAGCAGGACTTCCTCAAAGTCCCTCTGCCTATTATCCATTTTCACCTGCTGCTCAAAAGAATCCGTCAATTTATATAAACAGAACAAAGACAGTACTTCAGCAAATGCATGACAATAATTATATAAATGATGCAGATTATTCAAATGCACTAAATGATCTAGATAGTGGCAAATTGAAATTCCATCAGACTAAAAACACCAGTACTTACACCTATCAATGGTTTTCATCTGCTGCAGTAGAACAGGTTAAAAATGATTTAAAATCCCAGTATAGCTATACCGATGAACAGGTAAATAATTTAATAAGTGATGGAGGACTAAAAATCTACACCTCTATGGATAGAAATCTTCAGGATTCAACACAGACTATTTTAAATAATGATGCTTCTTTTGGTTTTACATCACGAACAGATAGTAGAGGCATAGTTGAGCCCCAAGCTGCTGCTACTTTAGTAAATTATCGCACCGGAGAAGTCAAAGCTCTAGTAGGTGGAAGAGGAGCTCAACCTATTGGTTCCTATAACAGGGCCTATGGTTCAAACTTTAAGCAAGCTGTGGGTTCAACAATTAAACCTCTTACAGTCTATGCTCCTGCCCTAGAAGAAAAACTTATTACTCCTGCTACTATTGTTGAAGATAGTCCACTGTCTGCAAGTGTATCCAGCAAATATTCAGGTTATCAACCTAATAATGACGATTATAAATACAATGGTCCTACTACCATAAGAGATGCTATAAAACGTTCCGTTAATATTGTTGCTGTAAAAATTGAAGATAAATTAGGTATATCTACTGGTGCTGCCTATGGAGAAAAATTTGGTTTACAATTAAGTTCCATTGATAAAGGTTCAATAGCCGCCTTATCTCTTGGTGAATTAAATCCTGGTAGTAACACTACTACTATGGCTTCTGCCTATGGTACTTTTGGTAACAGCGGCCTATATATACCCCCTAGACTTTATACAAAGGTAGTAGATAAAAATGGTAACAATGTATTGGAAAATTCAGCATCACCTAGGAAAGTAATTTCTCCACAGACAGCCTATATAATGTATGATTTACTAAAAGGTCCACTAACAAGAGGCGGAACAGGTACTGCAGCAAACTTTGGTGATATGCCTGCTGCTGGTAAAACGGGTACTAGTACTAAAGGGAAAAATGTATGGTTCTGTGGACTTACTCCCTATTATTCTGGTGCTGTTTGGATTGGAAATGACAACCAGCAATCTGCTCCTCCTGCAGGGAGTTCTACTTCCGCAAAAGTCTGGGGATTAATTATGAAAGAGGCAACAAAAAATTTACCTGTAAAAGACCTGCAAAGGCCTGCAGGAATAGAAGATTATAATGTAAATGCTGCTGACGGTAAACTTATGAATAATGGTGGATACAGCGAATTATTCTTAGATGGTACAGCACCTACAGAATATTCAAAGCCTAGTACACCAGAAACTAAAAAGGATGATGTTAATACTCCTGTAGAAGATAAATCAAAAGATAAAAATAATAATAATACTAATAGTACTAATTCCACAAACACTAATAGTACTAATAATACTAATAATAATGGAACTATTAATAGTACAGATAAACAGAATACTTCTGGTAATAAAAATACTACGAATGCAGGTAATTCAACTAATAGTAGAAATAATACTAACGGGAATACTACACAACAGACAAATCAAAATTCTAATTCCCAAAATGGAAATTCATCGAATACCGGTGAAAATAAGGGTACTGATAATAATGCTGAAACTACAAATTCCAATGTAAATAAAAATACTCCTAATAACTAA
- a CDS encoding YebC/PmpR family DNA-binding transcriptional regulator codes for MSGHSKWHNIQAKKGKADAQRGKIFTKIGKEIAVASKAGSNPDTNAKLRDVIAKAKANNMPQDTITRAIKKGAGELEGVNYEEIVYEGYGPAGVAVIVNVLTDNKNRSAGNVRYIFDRNGGNLGANGCVSFMFQRKGQIIIERKDGLDEDEVMMAALDAGAEDFNAEEEAFEITTAMEDFSQVRESLEEAGYEFASAELTMIPDTYTQLNLEDSEKVQKLIDKLEDDDDVQDVYHNAEFPEEFEG; via the coding sequence ATGTCAGGACATTCAAAATGGCATAATATTCAAGCTAAAAAAGGTAAAGCAGATGCTCAAAGGGGTAAAATATTTACAAAAATAGGAAAAGAAATAGCTGTAGCATCTAAGGCTGGTTCTAATCCGGATACCAATGCAAAATTAAGGGATGTTATAGCTAAAGCAAAAGCTAATAATATGCCGCAAGATACAATTACAAGAGCAATAAAAAAAGGAGCAGGAGAATTAGAGGGAGTAAACTATGAAGAAATAGTTTATGAAGGCTATGGTCCAGCAGGTGTAGCAGTTATAGTAAATGTTTTAACAGATAATAAGAACAGAAGTGCAGGAAATGTTAGATATATATTTGACAGAAATGGTGGAAATCTAGGAGCAAATGGATGCGTATCCTTCATGTTTCAGAGAAAGGGCCAGATAATTATTGAAAGAAAAGATGGTCTTGATGAAGATGAGGTTATGATGGCTGCACTAGACGCTGGAGCAGAAGATTTTAATGCAGAGGAAGAAGCTTTTGAAATAACTACAGCTATGGAGGATTTCTCCCAGGTTAGAGAATCTCTTGAAGAAGCTGGTTATGAATTTGCCTCAGCAGAACTTACTATGATTCCAGACACATATACACAGCTTAACTTAGAGGATTCTGAAAAAGTTCAAAAATTAATAGACAAACTTGAAGATGATGACGATGTTCAAGACGTATACCACAATGCTGAATTCCCTGAGGAATTTGAAGGATAG
- the hflX gene encoding GTPase HflX, with amino-acid sequence MILGNIDGIRKSLLEKLEEIYEMKIPKYNIITEELSYTICYVTGMINREVSVVIDRRGNVVSVAIGDSSTVELPLIDVKEGKLAGVRIVHTHPGGNSRLSMIDVSALIKLKLDCITAVGVKEGNMTDITAGFCSVQGDLLKPEIIGPMSIKKAMELNFIDKIKYIQDTIKIENIKEDNSERAIIVGIESKESLEELEELAKACNVQCLHSVLQKKDKIDTAFYVGSGKVEEINLIRQSLSANLIIFDDELTGSQVRNLEEILGIKVIDRTTLILEIFATRARTKEAKIQVELAQLKYRSTRLMGLGSVMSRTGGGIGTRGPGEKKLEIDRRRIRERVYDLTKELEKVRRNRETQREKRSNQNIPKISLVGYTNAGKSTLRNKLCSMAAPNDSVKKENVFEADMLFATLDVTTRAIVLPDNRTATLTDTVGFVRKLPHDLVEAFKSTLEEVIYSDLLLHVIDTSNENALVQIEAVEKVLEELGAGDKPVILVLNKIDKASKEEINCIKDKYSSLYIIEISAKDNVNLDALLESICNNLPNNLKKVEYIIPYSNQSEVAYLHRNSKIDEEKFLEEGTKIVAEVDDITYNKYLKYKV; translated from the coding sequence ATGATTTTAGGAAATATAGATGGAATAAGGAAATCTCTATTGGAGAAATTAGAAGAAATATATGAAATGAAGATTCCAAAATATAATATAATAACAGAAGAATTATCCTATACTATATGTTATGTAACGGGAATGATAAATAGAGAAGTAAGTGTAGTTATAGATAGGAGAGGAAATGTTGTAAGTGTGGCAATCGGTGATAGTTCTACAGTAGAGCTGCCTTTAATTGATGTAAAGGAAGGAAAACTTGCTGGAGTGAGAATAGTTCATACACATCCCGGCGGCAATTCAAGATTGTCCATGATAGATGTATCTGCACTTATAAAATTAAAGCTGGATTGTATAACAGCTGTTGGAGTAAAAGAGGGTAATATGACAGATATTACAGCAGGATTTTGCAGTGTACAGGGGGATCTACTGAAACCTGAAATAATTGGTCCTATGAGTATTAAGAAGGCTATGGAGTTAAACTTTATAGATAAGATTAAATATATACAGGATACAATAAAAATTGAAAATATAAAAGAAGACAATAGTGAAAGGGCAATTATAGTAGGCATAGAGAGCAAAGAAAGTCTTGAAGAACTAGAAGAACTTGCAAAAGCTTGTAATGTACAATGTCTTCACTCTGTACTTCAAAAGAAAGATAAGATAGATACAGCCTTCTATGTTGGCAGCGGAAAAGTAGAAGAGATAAATCTCATAAGACAAAGCTTATCAGCTAATCTAATAATTTTTGATGATGAACTTACAGGCTCTCAAGTGAGAAACTTGGAAGAAATTTTAGGAATAAAAGTAATTGACAGAACTACACTTATACTGGAAATATTTGCTACGAGAGCTAGAACTAAAGAGGCTAAAATTCAAGTGGAATTGGCTCAATTAAAATACAGATCCACAAGACTTATGGGACTTGGAAGTGTAATGTCCAGAACCGGCGGTGGAATAGGAACCAGGGGACCAGGAGAAAAGAAACTGGAAATTGATAGAAGGCGTATAAGAGAGAGGGTATATGATCTTACAAAAGAGCTGGAAAAGGTAAGAAGAAACAGAGAAACTCAAAGAGAAAAGCGAAGTAATCAAAACATACCTAAAATTTCCTTGGTGGGATATACAAATGCCGGAAAGTCAACACTTAGAAATAAACTTTGCAGTATGGCAGCACCTAATGATTCTGTAAAAAAGGAAAATGTATTTGAAGCGGATATGCTGTTTGCTACCTTGGATGTAACTACAAGGGCTATAGTTTTACCAGATAACAGGACCGCTACGCTAACAGATACGGTTGGATTTGTAAGAAAACTTCCTCATGATCTAGTAGAGGCATTTAAATCCACTCTAGAAGAAGTAATATATTCAGATTTACTTTTACATGTGATAGATACTTCTAATGAAAATGCCCTTGTACAAATTGAGGCAGTAGAAAAAGTTTTGGAGGAACTGGGAGCTGGTGATAAACCAGTTATATTGGTACTCAATAAAATAGATAAGGCCAGTAAAGAGGAAATTAACTGTATAAAAGATAAATATAGTAGTTTATATATAATAGAAATTTCCGCAAAAGATAATGTGAATTTAGATGCTCTATTAGAAAGTATATGTAATAATCTACCCAATAATTTAAAAAAGGTAGAATATATTATACCTTATAGTAATCAAAGTGAAGTAGCCTACCTTCATAGAAATTCCAAAATTGATGAAGAAAAATTTTTAGAAGAAGGTACAAAAATAGTTGCAGAAGTAGATGATATAACTTATAACAAGTACTTAAAATATAAAGTATAG
- a CDS encoding stage V sporulation protein AE, protein MRNLKKKVIIVTDGDRIAKKAVEKAAKNIHGRCISMSAGNPTNLKGSDIIRLINIAKYDPVVIMVDDRGNTGKGKGEKAMEYIIHSGEVEVMGIVAVASNTNGGKGVRVDISIDKFGNIYSCAVDKNGNKINNKILKGDTVNSLNSYPDLFVVGIGDPGKMDDLDSISIGSPVVTRALQEIIKKYRNGNGI, encoded by the coding sequence ATGAGGAATTTAAAGAAAAAGGTAATTATAGTTACAGACGGCGATAGAATTGCCAAAAAAGCTGTAGAAAAGGCTGCAAAAAATATTCACGGAAGATGTATTTCCATGTCAGCAGGAAATCCAACAAATTTAAAAGGAAGTGACATTATACGACTTATAAATATAGCTAAATATGATCCCGTAGTTATTATGGTAGATGATAGAGGAAATACAGGCAAGGGAAAAGGTGAAAAAGCTATGGAATATATTATCCATAGTGGTGAAGTTGAAGTAATGGGTATAGTAGCTGTAGCATCTAATACAAATGGAGGAAAAGGGGTAAGAGTAGATATATCAATAGATAAGTTCGGAAATATATATAGCTGTGCTGTGGATAAAAATGGAAATAAAATCAATAATAAAATTTTAAAGGGGGATACAGTTAACTCTTTAAATAGTTATCCAGACTTATTTGTAGTGGGAATAGGAGATCCTGGAAAAATGGATGATCTTGATAGTATATCCATAGGATCACCTGTAGTTACAAGGGCTTTACAGGAGATAATAAAAAAATATAGAAATGGTAATGGGATTTAA
- a CDS encoding PLP-dependent aminotransferase family protein, which yields MKIYAVDFSEETPKYAQISKHIKKLIDKGKIRDGEKLPPIRKLSSFLGVNNDTIINSYKKLQSEGYAVQKMGSGTYAKKREESRKLKRDYAETFKKMKGKDLDNYIDFAGETSCNIFFSIDNFKEVINEVIDRDGVNALIYQEALGFEGLRKSISKYFWNNKLAIEDILIVSGAQQGIDIVSKAMINVNDNVIVEKPTYNGALFVFKWRGANIFEIDMEKDGVGLEDFKEILKKNRIKCFYTMSYFQNPTGMTYSREKKEEILSLAEKYDFYIVEDDYLSELIYSPNIKYESFKSLDTNNRVIYIKSFSKIFLPGIRLGYLISPKEIKEQIENSKVNTDISTSSLMQRALDLYIRKGYWKDYINNIKSMYLKRYNYMEKCIKDILKDKVSFNSPGGGFNFYLKINDHIPVTSDRLFYKCKRKKVLISPGVLFYRDRDDGVKYFRLGYSQTHETKIKKGIEIIDKILTFDKDN from the coding sequence ATGAAGATATATGCTGTAGATTTCAGTGAAGAAACACCTAAATATGCACAAATTTCAAAACACATAAAAAAATTGATAGATAAGGGAAAAATAAGAGATGGAGAAAAATTGCCTCCTATAAGAAAATTATCATCATTTTTAGGAGTAAATAATGATACCATTATAAATTCCTATAAAAAACTTCAGAGTGAAGGTTATGCTGTCCAAAAAATGGGCAGTGGTACCTACGCTAAAAAAAGGGAAGAAAGTAGAAAATTAAAAAGAGACTATGCTGAAACTTTTAAGAAGATGAAGGGTAAAGATTTAGATAATTATATAGATTTTGCAGGAGAAACTTCCTGTAATATATTTTTCTCAATAGACAATTTTAAAGAAGTAATTAATGAGGTAATAGACAGAGATGGTGTTAATGCATTAATCTATCAGGAAGCATTAGGTTTTGAGGGACTTAGAAAGAGTATAAGCAAATATTTTTGGAATAATAAATTAGCTATAGAAGATATTTTAATAGTTTCTGGGGCACAGCAGGGAATAGATATTGTATCAAAGGCAATGATTAACGTTAATGATAATGTAATAGTTGAAAAACCAACTTACAATGGAGCACTTTTTGTTTTTAAATGGAGAGGTGCCAATATTTTTGAAATAGATATGGAGAAAGATGGAGTAGGTCTGGAGGATTTTAAAGAAATATTGAAAAAGAATAGAATAAAATGTTTTTATACTATGAGTTATTTTCAAAATCCAACTGGAATGACCTATAGCAGAGAAAAAAAAGAAGAAATACTAAGCCTAGCAGAAAAATATGACTTTTACATAGTAGAAGATGATTACCTTTCTGAGCTGATTTACAGTCCGAATATAAAATATGAGAGCTTCAAGAGTTTGGATACAAATAACAGAGTTATATATATAAAAAGTTTTTCAAAAATATTTTTACCAGGTATCAGATTGGGATATCTAATTTCCCCTAAAGAAATTAAAGAACAAATAGAAAATTCCAAGGTAAATACAGATATATCTACTTCTAGTCTTATGCAAAGGGCTTTGGATTTATACATAAGAAAAGGTTATTGGAAAGATTATATAAATAATATAAAGTCCATGTATTTAAAAAGATATAATTATATGGAAAAGTGTATTAAAGATATTTTAAAAGATAAGGTGAGTTTTAATAGTCCCGGAGGCGGTTTTAATTTTTATCTTAAAATAAATGACCATATTCCTGTAACTTCAGATAGATTGTTTTATAAATGCAAAAGAAAAAAGGTACTTATTTCTCCAGGAGTTTTGTTCTATAGAGATAGAGATGATGGTGTAAAATATTTTAGACTAGGCTATTCACAGACACATGAAACTAAAATAAAAAAGGGAATAGAAATTATAGATAAAATACTTACCTTTGATAAAGATAATTAG
- the yunB gene encoding sporulation protein YunB, whose product MIKINTKTKIKTLIVLIGILIVFNIFLYELNKVITPALLNIADEEIKKRTVDILNKTILEEYSNKFDYDKVIRIEKDSEGNIIMLRADTLKMNQIACDVAIRSQEKLKNSGNIYIKIPIGYIFKNNIISNFGPKVTIKANPIGSIDTEYSSKFQSQGINQTKHSIYINVKTSVRVIFPMNTNRIEVKTQIPLAETVIVGKVPDTALQFDLKNAGFDLP is encoded by the coding sequence GTGATTAAGATTAATACTAAGACTAAAATAAAAACATTAATTGTACTAATCGGTATATTAATTGTATTCAACATTTTTTTATATGAGTTAAATAAAGTAATAACCCCGGCTCTTTTAAATATCGCAGATGAGGAAATAAAAAAGAGAACAGTGGACATACTAAATAAGACTATTCTTGAGGAGTACAGTAATAAATTTGATTATGATAAAGTTATAAGAATTGAGAAAGATTCAGAGGGAAATATTATAATGCTGAGAGCTGATACATTAAAGATGAATCAAATTGCCTGTGATGTGGCAATAAGAAGTCAGGAAAAATTAAAAAATTCAGGAAATATATATATAAAAATTCCCATTGGATATATTTTTAAAAATAATATTATATCTAATTTTGGGCCAAAAGTTACTATAAAGGCAAATCCCATTGGCAGTATTGATACTGAATACTCATCAAAATTTCAAAGTCAGGGGATAAATCAGACTAAACACAGTATATACATAAATGTAAAGACAAGTGTCAGAGTGATTTTTCCAATGAATACGAATAGAATTGAAGTGAAAACTCAAATACCTTTAGCTGAGACTGTTATTGTAGGAAAGGTACCTGATACTGCACTGCAGTTTGACTTAAAGAATGCAGGTTTTGATTTACCTTAA
- a CDS encoding HEAT repeat domain-containing protein, producing the protein MESDRMDNGLINFKWDYIDSYTDEQISYFLFLEGKSIEAISKIRNIDRVTVQKHIIEGKIKYRFLAKSKNPKELLDSISRAGKYDKTYLISNMDEKNKQALLNYIREKYVELYGKDKETAIWILGELKDRKSKDILIKASVHKHVNVRRMAVSAMGKIKDSSFESALLRALEDMNPQVVSYAIKAFIKINSKIALNRIQEIKKSTDKDYLKRLCDEYINSI; encoded by the coding sequence ATGGAAAGTGATAGAATGGATAACGGATTAATAAATTTTAAATGGGATTATATTGACAGCTATACAGATGAGCAAATTTCGTATTTTTTATTTTTAGAGGGAAAATCTATTGAAGCCATAAGCAAAATAAGAAATATTGATAGAGTAACTGTACAAAAACACATTATTGAAGGGAAAATAAAATATAGATTCCTTGCAAAGAGTAAAAATCCAAAAGAACTTTTAGACAGCATTTCAAGGGCAGGAAAATATGACAAAACCTATCTTATATCTAATATGGACGAGAAAAATAAACAAGCATTATTGAATTATATAAGAGAAAAATACGTAGAACTGTATGGAAAAGATAAAGAAACTGCTATTTGGATTTTAGGAGAACTTAAAGATAGGAAGTCTAAGGATATACTTATAAAAGCTTCTGTACATAAGCACGTAAATGTTAGAAGAATGGCTGTTTCGGCTATGGGAAAAATAAAGGACAGTTCCTTTGAAAGTGCACTTTTAAGGGCACTGGAAGATATGAACCCTCAGGTGGTTTCCTATGCTATAAAAGCATTTATAAAGATCAATAGTAAAATTGCCCTTAATAGAATACAGGAAATAAAAAAGAGTACTGATAAAGATTATTTAAAGAGGTTGTGCGATGAATATATTAACAGTATATAA
- a CDS encoding DUF6056 family protein: MINQKIVKRKLILFLIFIIGFALFALLVHYVHRGGGDDANFPILIKKYNLLGWLKYRYDTWSGRLASETYCYIFGYLPLYFWKISNLIHYGILTFFLYKYYELFNKHRNNKRDYIMAVFCIILPFGMNFGALCDGAFWVTGAMNYLWITAAGIASFYPILYYSINKQYPHLFFRIIALFFGFVAGSSQEQVGTTLLVFCILFLIYIFFICRKKSLFLIIETIVVFFSFLLNYFSPGNSLRFTNEVKARIPDFLTILPYQRLEYSYRWIMDALINHMGILLILTWILLIILLVNKSKKKIIDLISMVILIVAILSIAVKSNISQFFNFQAKWGILTFSKTSYIAMAFWSFILIFTIIAAYSLYNFKIKGLAVVLLILAAYASTSLMIFSPTMYESGCRTMFVPSIILCIAILLLINDCITKYKKYALLLVLISLGFPIYQYFKFAKIFSTAFNFHYPW, translated from the coding sequence ATGATAAACCAAAAAATCGTAAAAAGAAAATTGATATTATTTTTAATATTTATTATAGGATTTGCTTTATTTGCCCTATTGGTTCATTATGTTCATCGCGGAGGCGGTGACGATGCAAATTTTCCAATCTTAATTAAAAAATACAACTTGCTGGGATGGCTTAAATACCGCTATGATACTTGGAGTGGAAGATTAGCTTCAGAAACTTATTGTTATATATTTGGGTATTTACCTCTATATTTTTGGAAAATCTCAAATTTAATTCATTATGGAATTCTTACATTTTTTTTATACAAATACTATGAATTGTTCAATAAACATAGAAACAATAAGCGAGATTACATTATGGCAGTTTTTTGCATTATATTACCCTTTGGAATGAATTTTGGTGCCTTGTGTGATGGGGCTTTTTGGGTGACAGGTGCAATGAATTATCTTTGGATTACAGCCGCTGGAATTGCCTCTTTTTACCCCATACTATATTATTCTATTAATAAACAGTATCCACATTTGTTTTTTCGAATAATAGCTCTATTTTTTGGATTTGTTGCAGGAAGCTCCCAAGAACAAGTTGGAACCACTTTGTTAGTTTTTTGTATACTGTTTTTAATATATATATTTTTCATTTGCAGAAAAAAGTCATTATTCCTTATTATTGAGACAATAGTTGTATTTTTCAGCTTTCTGCTAAATTATTTTTCACCTGGGAATAGCTTACGTTTTACTAATGAAGTAAAAGCGCGAATACCAGACTTTCTAACTATTCTACCATACCAAAGATTGGAGTACAGTTATAGATGGATTATGGATGCCCTTATTAATCATATGGGGATTTTGTTAATTTTAACTTGGATACTTCTAATTATTCTATTGGTAAACAAGTCTAAAAAGAAGATTATAGATTTGATCTCTATGGTTATTCTCATTGTAGCTATATTATCTATAGCAGTAAAAAGTAACATAAGTCAATTTTTTAATTTCCAGGCTAAATGGGGAATTTTGACCTTTTCAAAGACCTCTTATATTGCTATGGCATTTTGGAGCTTTATTCTAATTTTTACTATTATAGCAGCCTACTCACTATATAATTTTAAGATCAAAGGGCTTGCAGTTGTTCTGCTCATTTTGGCAGCCTATGCATCAACATCTCTTATGATATTTTCACCAACCATGTATGAATCAGGTTGCAGAACTATGTTTGTTCCTTCAATTATATTGTGCATTGCCATTTTGCTATTAATAAATGACTGCATAACAAAATATAAAAAATATGCCCTTTTACTTGTATTGATTTCTTTAGGATTTCCAATTTACCAATATTTCAAATTTGCAAAAATATTCTCTACTGCTTTTAACTTTCATTATCCATGGTGA